The Crassaminicella indica genomic interval TATCCTTCATAACCCTCATAGCATTCAATATAGCAATCAAAGCAACACCTACATCTGCAAAAACTGCTCCCCATAAATTTGCCATACCTGCTACCCCTAATACCATAACAATCCCTTTTACTCCTAATGAAAAGATTATATTTTGCCATACAATTTTTCTTGTTCTTTTTGCAACACGAATAGCTGTTGCCATCTTACTGATTTCATCTGTCATGAGTACCACATCTGCAGCTTCAATCGCTGCATCAGAACCAAGTCCTCCCATAGCCACACCTATATCAGCCCTTGCAAGTACAGGAGCATCATTAATTCCATCTCCTATGAATACAATATTTCCTTTCATACTCTTTTGTATAGCTTCAAGCTTCTCAACCTTTTCGTGTGGCAATAATTCTGCATATACTTCATCTATTCCTACTTCTTTTGCAATACCTTCTGCTGCTTTTTTATGATCCCCTGTTAGCATAACAAATCTTTTAACCCCTAATTTCATCAGTTGTTCTATACCTTTCGCAGAATCCTCTTTTATTTCATCAGATATTATTATTGCTCCTGCATATTTTTCATCTACTGCTATATGCACAATAGTTCCTAATTCATCTATTTCTTTATAATCTATATCATATTTTTTCATTAACTTTTTATTTCCTGCCAATACAACCTTTCCATCTACGATTACTTTTACACCATGCCCAGAGATTTCTTCATAATCCTTCATCAGTTCTTCTTGGATTTTTCCTTTATAGCTTTTTCGTATAGATACTGCAATTGGATGGTTTGAATAATATTCAGCATAAGCAGCATAATATATTATCTCATCTTCTTCAAACTCATTTACCGCAATTTTTTTTGTAACATTAAATACACCCTTTGTGATAGTTCCTGTTTTATCAAATACTACTGCATCTACCTTATTCAAGGCTTCTAAATAATTTCCTCCCTTTATGAGTATACCATTTTTAGATGCTGCACCAATCCCTCCGAAAAAGCCTAGTGGAATAGAAATCACTAATGCACATGGACAAGATACAACCAAGAATATAGCAGCTCTATATATCCATTGTGCAAAGGTAGCTCCTGTAATAAATAGCGGCGGTATTACAGCAAGCATTAGCGCTACAAAAACAACAGATGGTGTGTAGTATCTTGCAAATTTTGTGATGAATTTTTCTGTTTGTGCCTTCCTGCTACTTGCTCTTTCAACCAGTTCTAATATTTTAGATACAGTTGACTCTCTAAAGCCTTTGGTAACTTCTACTGTTAAAACACCATTCTTATTAATAGCTCCACTAAAAACTTCATCTCCTACTTGAACTTTTCTTGGTATAGCTTCTCCAGTGAGTATAGATGTATCTATCATAGATGCTCCTGCCACAACTTTTCCATCTAACGGAATTTTTTCTCCTGGTTTTACAATAATATCTTGACCAATATTCACTTCGTCAGGAGATACCTTAAAAATCCCAT includes:
- a CDS encoding heavy metal translocating P-type ATPase; its protein translation is MNKIQREFLLEGLGCANCAAKIERRIKKIQKITHADINFATKKLTIESDAYELEETIKEIKEIIKKIEPHVQVVDKGKKECFLDKNNHYGANGDCCGHNHAHDDQSNGSSGEHYHEHENFNKKEVIALTSGAVLFFIAIIFQFNFWIELLLYVVSYLLIGKDVLLKAIRNIFRGEFLDENFLMTIAGISAFVMKEFPEAVAVMLFFRVGEIFEGAAVNRSRKSIEALLDIRPDFANLKTKDGIFKVSPDEVNIGQDIIVKPGEKIPLDGKVVAGASMIDTSILTGEAIPRKVQVGDEVFSGAINKNGVLTVEVTKGFRESTVSKILELVERASSRKAQTEKFITKFARYYTPSVVFVALMLAVIPPLFITGATFAQWIYRAAIFLVVSCPCALVISIPLGFFGGIGAASKNGILIKGGNYLEALNKVDAVVFDKTGTITKGVFNVTKKIAVNEFEEDEIIYYAAYAEYYSNHPIAVSIRKSYKGKIQEELMKDYEEISGHGVKVIVDGKVVLAGNKKLMKKYDIDYKEIDELGTIVHIAVDEKYAGAIIISDEIKEDSAKGIEQLMKLGVKRFVMLTGDHKKAAEGIAKEVGIDEVYAELLPHEKVEKLEAIQKSMKGNIVFIGDGINDAPVLARADIGVAMGGLGSDAAIEAADVVLMTDEISKMATAIRVAKRTRKIVWQNIIFSLGVKGIVMVLGVAGMANLWGAVFADVGVALIAILNAMRVMKDKG